One genomic segment of Tursiops truncatus isolate mTurTru1 chromosome 11, mTurTru1.mat.Y, whole genome shotgun sequence includes these proteins:
- the SBF1 gene encoding myotubularin-related protein 5 isoform X8: MARLADYFVLVAFGPHPRGSAEGQGQILQRFPEKDWEDNPFPQGIELFCQPSGWQLCPERNPPTFFVAVLTDINSERHYCACLTFWEPVEPTQEGLCTEDTAEREEEAGEGGPVGLSTAAPGPPGQLFAPKTLVLVSRLDHAEVFRNSLGLIYTIHVEGLNVGLENVVGNLLTCIIPLAGGSQRTISLGAGDRQVIQTPLTDSLPISRCSVALLFRQLGITNVLSLFCAALTEHKVLFLSRSYQRLSDACRGLLALLFPLRYSFTYVPILPAQLLEVLSTPTPFIIGVNAAFQAEAQELLDVIVADLDGGTVTVPECVHIPPLPEPLQSQTHSILSMVLDPELELADLAFPPPTTSTSSLKMQDKELRAVFLRLFAQLLQGYRWCLHMVRIHPEPVIRFHKAAFLGQRGLVEDDFLMKVLEGMAFAGFVSERGVPYRPTDLFDELVAHEVARMRADDSHPQRVLRHVKELAEQLYKNENPYPAVAMHKVQRPGEASHLRRAPRPFPRLDEGMVQWIVDQATAKMQGAPPAVKAEKKTTVPSGPPMTAILERSSGLHGNSARRLEVVRNCISYVFEGKMLEAKKLLPAVLRALKGRAARRCLAQELHLHVQQNRAVLDHQQFDFVVRMMNCCLQDCTSLDEHGIAAALLPLVTAFCRKLSPGVTQFAYSCVQEHVVWSTPQFWEAMFYGDVQTHIRALYLEPAEDRDPSQVGEALTQEDERSALDVASEQRRLWPTLSREKQQELVQKEESTVFSQAIHYASRMSYLLLPLDSSKSRLLRERAGLGDLESASNSLVTNSMAGSVAESYDTESGFEDAETCDVPGAVVRFINRFVDKVCTESGVTSDHLKGLHVMVPDIVQMHIETLEAVQRESKRLPPIQKPKLLRPRLLPGEECVLDGLRVYLLPDGREEGAGGSRGGPALLPAEGAVFLTTYRVIFTGMPTDPLVGEQVVVRSFPVAALTKEERINIQTPSDQYLPDGLQLRSCTFQLLKMVFDEEVGSDSAELFRKQLHKLRYPPDIRGTFALTLGSAHTPGRPPRATKDKGPSFRTLSRNLMKNAKRTIGRQYVTRKKYSPPSWEHRGQPPPGDQEDEISVSEELEPSTLTPSLALKPSDRMTMSSLVERACCRDYQRLGLGTLSSSLSRAKSEPFRISPVNRMYAICRSYPGLLIVPQSVQDNALQRVSRCYRQNRFPVVCWRSGRSKAVLLRSGGLHGKGVVGLFKAQNAPSPGQSQADSSSLEQEKYLQAVVSSMPRYADASGRNTLSGFSSAHMGSHGKWGSVRAGGRSGGLSTDVGTRLAGMGPPQANGAPPDPGFLRPQRAALYIIGDKAQLKGVRPDPLQQWELVPIEVFETRQVKGSFKKLLKACVPGYPATEPGSASFLCSLEDSEWLIQIHKLLQVSVLVVELLDSGSSVLVSLEDGWDITTQVVSLVQLLSDPFYRTLEGFRLLVEKEWLSFGHRFSHRGAHTLAGQSSGFTPVFLQFLDCVHQVHLQFPMEFEFSPFYLKFLGYHHASHRFRTFLLDSDYERIELGLLYEEKGERRGQAACRSVWEYVERLSKRTPVFYNYLYAPEDAEVLRPYSNVSNLKVWDFYTEETLAEGPPYDWELAQGPPEPPEEERPDGGAPQSRRRVVWPCYDNCPRAQPDAISQLLEELQRLETELGRPPERWKDAWDRVKAAQRLEGRQDERGTPSSLLVSSVPHHRRSLGVYLQEGPVGSTLSLSLDSDQSSGSSASGSRQAARRSTSTLYSQFQTAESENRSYEGTLYKKGAFMKPWKARWFVLDKTKHQLRYYDHRVDTECKGFIDLAEVEAVAPGTPTLGAPKTVDEKAFFDVKTTRRVYNFCAQDVPSAQQWVDQIQSCLSDA, from the exons ATGGCGCGGCTCGCGGACTACTTCGTGCTGGTGGCGTTCGGGCCGCACCCGCGCG GGAGTGCGGAAGGCCAGGGCCAGATCCTGCAGCGCTTCCCAGAGAAGGACTGGGAGGACAACCCGTTCCCCCAGGGCATCGAGCTG TTTTGCCAGCCCAGTGGGTGGCAGCTGTGTCCCGAGAGGAACCCACCGACCTTCTTTGTTGCTGTCCTCACCGATATCAATTCCGAGCGGCACTACTGCGCATGCTTGACTTTCTGGGAGCCCGTGGAGCCCACACAG GAAGGGCTGTGCACCGAGGACACTGCcgagagggaagaggaggcaggTGAGGGAGGCCCAGTGGGACTGTCAACCGCAGCTCCTGGCCCGCCCGGCCAGCTGTTTGCTCCAAAGACGCTGGTACTGGTGTCTCGATTGGACCATGCGGAGGTGTTCAGG AACAGCCTGGGTCTCATCTACACCATCCATGTGGAGGGCCTGAACGTGGGCCTGGAGAACGTGGTTGGGAACCTGCTGACGTGCATCATCCCTCTGGCCGGGGGCTCACAG AGAACCATCTCTTTGGGGGCTGGGGACCGGCAGGTCATCCAGACCCCACTCACCGACTCGCTGCCCATCAGCCGCTGCAGCGTGGCCCTGCTTTTCCGCCAGCTGG GCATCACCAACGTGCTGTCTCTGTTCTGTGCGGCGCTCACGGAGCACAAGGTGCTCTTCCTGTCCCGGAGCTACCAGCGCCTCTCGGACGCCTGCCGGGGACTCCTGGCGCTGCTCTTCCCTCTCAGATACAG TTTCACGTACGTGCCCATCCTGCCGGCGCAGCTCCTGGAGGTGCTCAGCACGCCCACACCCTTCATCATCGGAGTCAACGCtgccttccaggcagaggcccAGGAGCTG CTGGATGTGATTGTAGCTGATCTTGATGGAGGGACGGTGACTGTGCCCGAGTGTGTGCACATTCCACCCCTGCCAGAGCCACTGCAGAGCCAGACGCACAGTATTCTGAGCATG GTCCTGGATCCAGAGCTGGAGCTGGCAGATCTCGCCTTCCCTCCACCTACGACGTCCACTTCCTCCCTGAAGATGCAG GATAAGGAGCTGCGCGCCGTCTTCCTGCGGCTCTTTGCTCAGCTCCTGCAAGGCTACCGCTGGTGTCTGCACATGGTCCGCATCCACCCGGAGCCTGTCATCCGCTTCCATAAG GCAGCCTTCCTGGGCCAGCGTGGGCTGGTGGAGGATGACTTCCTGATGAAGGTGTTGGAGGGCATGGCCTTTGCAGGCTTTGTGTCGGAGCGCGGGGTCCCCTACCGTCCTACGGACCTATTTGATGAG CTGGTGGCCCACGAGGTGGCACGGATGCGGGCGGATGACAGCCACCCCCAGCGTGTCCTGCGTCATGTCAAGGAACTGGCCGAGCAGCTCTACAAGAAC GAGAACCCGTACCCTGCTGTGGCTATGCACAAGGTGCAGAGGCCAGGGGAGGCCAGCCACCTGCGGCGGGCGCCCCGGCCCTTCCCCCGGCTAGACGAGGGCATGGTGCAGTGGATCGTGGATCAGGCCACAGCCAAGATGCAGGGCGCACCCCCGGCCGTGAAGGCCGAGAAGAAGACCACCGTGCCCTCAGGGCCCCCCATGA CCGCCATACTGGAGCGGAGCAGTGGGCTCCACGGCAACAGTGCGCGCCGGCTGGAGGTGGTCCGGAACTGCATCTCCTACGTGTTCGAGGGGAAGATGCTTGAGGCCAAGAAG CTGCTTCCAGCTGTGCTGAGGGCCCTAAAGGGGCGTGCGGCCCGCCGCTGCCTTGCCCAGGAGCTGCACCTGCACGTGCAACAGAACCGGGCGGTCCTTGACCACCAGCAGTTCGACTTCGTGGTCCGCATGATGAACTGCTGTCTGCAG GACTGCACCTCCCTGGATGAGCACGGCATCGCAGCTGCTCTGCTGCCCCTGGTCACTGCCTTCTGCCGG AAGCTGAGCCCAGGGGTGACGCAGTTTGCGTACAGCTGCGTGCAGGAGCACGTAGTGTGGAGCACGCCGCAGTTCTGGGAGGCCATGTTCTATGGGGATGTGCAGACCCACATCCGGGCCCTCTACCTGGAGCCTGCCGAGGACCGAGACCCCTCCCAG GTTGGGGAGGCACTCACACAGGAGGACGAGCGCTCTGCCCTGGACGTGGCATCTGAGCAGAGGCGCCTGTGGCCCACCCTGAGCCGCGAGAAGCAGCAGGAGCTGGTGCAGAAGGAGGAGAGCACGGTGTTCAGCCAGGCCATCCACTACGCCAGTCGCATGAGCTACCTGCTCCTGCCCCTGGACAGCAGCAAGAGCCGGCTGCTCCGGGAGCGCGCAGGGCTGGGCGACCTGGAGAGCGCCAGCAACAGCCTGGTCACCAACAG CATGGCAGGCAGCGTGGCGGAGAGCTATGACACAGAGAGCGGCTTCGAGGATGCAGAGACCTGTGACGTGCCCGGGGCCGTGGTCCGCTTCATCAACCGCTTCGTGGACAAGGTCTGCACAGAGAGTGGGGTCACCAGCGACCACCTCAAGGGGCTGCATGTCATGGTGCCAG ACATCGTCCAGATGCACATCGAGACCCTGGAGGCCgtgcagagagagagcaagaggctGCCCCCCATCCAGAAG CCCAAACTGCTTCGGCCACGCCTGCTGCCCGGTGAGGAGTGTGTGCTGGACGGCCTGCGTGTCTACCTGCTGCCGGATGGGCGCGAGGAGGGTGCCGGGGGCAGCAGGGGTGGCCCCGCACTGCTCCCGGCTGAGGGCGCTGTCTTCCTTACCACGTACCGGGTCATCTTCACGGGGATGCCCACCGACCCCCTGG TGGGGGAACAGGTGGTGGTCCGCTCCTTCCCGGTGGCTGCGCTGACCAAGGAGGAGCGCATTAATATCCAGACCCCCAGTGACCAGTACCTGCCGGACGGGCTGCAGCTGCGCTCCTGCACCTTCCAG CTGCTGAAGATGGTCTTTGACGAGGAGGTGGGGTCTGACAGCGCTGAGCTCTTCCGCAAGCAGCTGCACAAGCTGCGGTATCCACCGGATATCAGGGGCACCTTCGCGCTCACCCTGGGTTCTGCCCACACACCCGGCCGGCCGCCCCGTGCCACCAAGGACAAGGGTCCTTCCTTCAG GACCCTGTCCCGGAACTTGATGAAGAACGCTAAGAGGACCATCGGGCGGCAGTATGTCACCCGGAAGAAGTACAGCCCCCCAAGCTGGGAGCACCGGGGCCAGCCACCCCCTGGGGACCAGGAGGACGAGATCTCAG TGTCAGAGGAGCTGGAGCCCAGCACGCTGACCCCTTCCTTGGCCCTGAAGCCCTCGGACCGCATGACCATGAGTAGCCTGGTGGAGCGGGCGTGCTGCCGGGACTACCAGCGCCTGGGGCTGGGCACGCTGAGCAGCAGCCTGAGCCGCGCGAAATCCGAGCCCTTCCGGATCTCCCCGGTCAACCGCATGTACGCCATCTGCCGCAG CTATCCGGGGCTGCTAATCGTCCCCCAGAGCGTCCAGGACAACGCCCTGCAGCGCGTCTCCCGCTGCTACCGCCAGAACCGCTTCCCGGTGGTCTGTTGGCGCAGCGGACGCTCCAAGGCCGTGCTGCTGCGCTCAGGGGGCCTGCACGGCAAGGGGGTCGTCGGCCTCTTCAAGGCCCAGAACGCGCCTTCTCCGG GCCAGTCCCAGGCCGACTCCAGCAGCCTGGAGCAGGAGAAGTACCTGCAGGCCGTGGTCAGCTCCATGCCGCGCTATGCTGATGCGTCCGGTCGCAACACCCTCAGCGGCTTCTCCTCGGCCCACATGGGCAGTCACG GTAAATGGGGCAGTGTCCGGGCCGGTGGGCGCAGCGGTGGGCTCAGCACTGATGTAGGCACCCGGCTAGCAGGCATGGGTCCCCCCCAGGCCAACGGGGCTCCCCCCGACCCAGGCTTTCTCCGGCCCCAGCGTGCAGCCCTCTACATCATTGGAGACAAAGCCCAGCTCAAG GGTGTACGGCCAGATCCCCTGCAGCAGTGGGAGCTGGTGCCCATCGAGGTATTTGAGACACGGCAGGTGAAAGGCAGCTTCAAGAAGCTGCTGAAGGCGTGTGTCCCCGGCTATCCTGCCACCGAGCCCGGTTCAGCCTCCTTCCTGTGCTCGCTGGAAGACTCAGAGTGGCTGATCCAG ATCCACAAGCTGCTGCAGGTGTCGGTGCTGGTGGTGGAGCTCCTGGACTCGGGCTCCTCTGTCCTGGTGAGCCTGGAGGACGGCTGGGACATCACCACTCAG GTGGTGTCCCTGGTGCAGCTGCTCTCAGACCCCTTCTACCGCACCCTGGAGGGCTTCCGTCTGCTGGTGGAGAAGGAGTGGCTGTCCTTTGGCCATCGCTTCAGCCACCGCGGGGCCCACACCCTGGCCGGGCAAAGCAGCGGCTTCACGCCAGTCTTTTTGCAGTTCTTGGACTGCGTGCACCAG GTCCACCTGCAGTTCCCCATGGAGTTCGAGTTCAGCCCATTCTACCTCAAGTTCCTCGGCTACCATCACGCGTCCCATCGCTTCCGGACCTTCCTGCTGGACTCGGACTACGAACGCATCGAGCTGG GGCTGCTGTATGAGGAGAAGGGGGAGCGCCGGGGCCAGGCGGCCTGCCGCTCGGTGTGGGAGTACGTGGAGCGGCTGAGCAAGAGGACGCCGGTGTTCTACAACTACCTGTACGCGCCCGAGGACGCGGAG GTCCTCCGGCCGTACAGCAACGTGTCCAACCTGAAGGTGTGGGACTTCTACACCGAGGAGACGCTGGCCGAGGGCCCCCCCTATGACTGGGAGCTGGCGCAGGGGCCCCCCGAGCCCCCGGAGGAGGAGCGGCCCGATGGGGGTGCCCCCCAGAGCAGGCGCCGGGTGGTGTGGCCCTGCTACGACAACTGCCCCCGAGCCCAGCCCGACGCCATCTCCCAGCTGCTGGAG GAGCTGCAGCGGCTGGAGACAGAGCTGGGCCGACCCCCTGAGCGTTGGAAGGATGCCTGGGATCGGGTGAAAGCTGCCCAGCGCCTTGAAGGCCGGCAAGACGAACGT ggcaCCCCCAGCTCCCTGTTGGTGTCCAGTGTGCCCCACCACCGCCGCTCGCTGGGTGTGTACCTGCAGGAGGGACCCGTGGGCTCCACCCTGAGCCTCAGCCTGGACAGCGACCAGAGCAGCGGCTCAAGTGCGTCCGGTTCCCGCCAGGCAGCCCGCCGCAGCACCAGCACCCTGTACAGCCAGTTCCAGACAGCTGAGAGCGAGAACAG GTCCTATGAGGGCACCCTGTACAAGAAGGGGGCCTTCATGAAGCCCTGGAAGGCCCGCTGGTTTGTGCTGGACAAGACTAAGCACCAG CTGCGCTACTACGACCACCGAGTGGACACGGAGTGCAAGGGCTTCATCGACCTGGCGGAGGTGGAGGCTGTGGCGCCTGGCACTCCCACTCTGGGTGCCCCCAAGACCGTGGACGAGAAGGCCTTCTTCGAC GTGAAGACGACGCGTCGTGTTTACAACTTCTGTGCCCAGGACGTGCCGTCAGCCCAGCAGTGGGTGGACCAGATCCAGAGCTGCCTGTCGGACGCCTGA